In a single window of the Pirellulales bacterium genome:
- a CDS encoding histidine kinase dimerization/phosphoacceptor domain -containing protein → MPRFPRDVTGYIQKHRFLAYSISVLSVAVASAVTFYVEPLHEAPTDLYFAAIVVTAWLCGKWPAILATALSTLAVDYFIIPPIFSILLDFADLTRFVIFASVALSICYLQDRYKQAANRLREANDVLEARVQERTATLATANEALLNEIKERQAAEDALIQSEANLRLALGSTELSLKEKEVLNRELNHRVKNNLQIISSLLSIQSSKIQGRENQEIFKECQHRIRAIALVHQRLCGAANLTSIDISDYFGKLVQELFRSYYVGRGQVTPHVTVEALALGIDRLVPCALIVNELVCNAFKYAFPDGKSGEVSVELRRADDRISLSVRDNGIGFSPKQAPQRSSVGLQIVRALVDQLSGELQWTNGCGTGATVTFPEIN, encoded by the coding sequence ATGCCCCGGTTCCCCCGCGATGTGACTGGGTACATTCAGAAACATCGGTTTCTGGCGTATTCGATCAGCGTGCTCAGCGTGGCGGTTGCCTCGGCGGTGACATTTTATGTGGAACCGCTGCACGAAGCCCCGACAGATTTATACTTTGCGGCGATTGTAGTCACGGCCTGGCTGTGTGGAAAGTGGCCGGCGATATTGGCGACGGCGCTGTCGACATTGGCGGTAGATTATTTCATCATTCCGCCCATTTTTTCGATTTTGCTGGACTTTGCCGATTTAACGCGGTTTGTAATTTTCGCCTCGGTGGCGCTTTCGATTTGCTACTTGCAAGACCGTTACAAGCAGGCTGCAAATCGGCTGCGCGAAGCAAACGACGTGCTGGAGGCACGGGTCCAGGAGCGCACCGCCACCTTAGCCACCGCAAACGAAGCGCTGCTTAACGAGATCAAAGAGCGGCAAGCCGCGGAGGACGCGTTGATCCAGTCGGAGGCCAACCTGCGGCTGGCACTGGGCAGCACGGAATTGTCGCTCAAGGAAAAAGAAGTGCTCAATCGCGAATTGAATCATCGGGTAAAAAACAATCTGCAGATCATCAGCAGTCTGCTCAGCATTCAATCCAGCAAAATTCAAGGCCGGGAAAATCAGGAGATTTTTAAGGAATGCCAGCACCGCATCCGCGCGATTGCGCTCGTCCATCAACGGTTGTGCGGCGCCGCGAATTTGACGAGCATCGATATCTCCGATTATTTCGGCAAGCTTGTGCAGGAGCTGTTCCGGTCCTACTACGTGGGGCGTGGCCAGGTTACGCCACATGTCACGGTTGAGGCCCTGGCACTGGGCATCGATCGGCTGGTGCCCTGCGCGCTGATTGTCAACGAGTTGGTTTGCAACGCTTTTAAGTATGCATTTCCTGACGGTAAATCGGGCGAAGTGAGCGTGGAACTTCGTCGAGCCGACGATCGCATCAGCCTCTCGGTTCGAGACAACGGCATTGGCTTTTCTCCAAAACAAGCGCCTCAGCGCTCCAGTGTCGGGCTGCAAATTGTGCGGGCCCTGGTCGATCAGCTTTCCGGTGAATTGCAATGGACCAATGGCTGTGGCACCGGCGCCACCGTTACTTTTCCAGAAATAAATTAA
- a CDS encoding acyltransferase, producing the protein MSTVALEGVAARPVVRAEAGVRSRILLIDALRAVAATTIAWHHFAQYWPLSESSQPVLGNAFSWLNNHARAAQVFFVIGGFVMARSMAHRHWNGVKVGSFIAYRYCRLGLPYLAVILLAIGACAVGRGLLSDELIGPPPTLPQVLAHTVFLQDILGYGSLSAGLWFVCINFQLGLVYALMLWMRDSLSYRLSVPSNVWWVDVPLTVGMILSVASLFFFNLDERWSVWCVYFFSEFFLGILAQLAIQSESGRKWFSWYILLMAAAIAFQWRWRLVTSLGVALLLYFSESRGIRQRWSTSGMINKVGRMSYSLFLIHFPVFLIVASLWIRLEWDSPSQTVCGLAIAFAASLIAAAGFYRLVEESASRFSRRFA; encoded by the coding sequence ATGTCTACCGTTGCGTTAGAGGGCGTTGCTGCGCGCCCGGTGGTTAGGGCAGAGGCCGGAGTTCGATCCAGAATTTTACTGATCGATGCCCTGCGTGCCGTAGCGGCCACCACGATTGCGTGGCACCATTTCGCGCAGTATTGGCCGCTTTCAGAATCATCCCAACCGGTGCTGGGCAATGCATTCAGTTGGCTGAACAATCATGCCCGCGCGGCGCAAGTGTTTTTTGTCATCGGCGGTTTTGTGATGGCCCGAAGCATGGCCCACCGACATTGGAACGGGGTGAAAGTGGGCAGTTTCATCGCGTACCGCTATTGCCGGTTGGGATTGCCCTATTTGGCGGTGATTTTGCTGGCGATTGGGGCATGCGCCGTGGGGCGTGGTTTGCTTTCGGACGAATTGATCGGCCCGCCGCCGACACTGCCTCAAGTGTTGGCCCATACGGTGTTTTTGCAAGACATATTGGGGTACGGTTCGCTATCGGCGGGATTATGGTTTGTATGCATCAATTTTCAATTGGGCCTGGTTTACGCCTTGATGCTTTGGATGCGTGACTCGTTGTCTTACCGGCTGAGCGTTCCGTCGAATGTCTGGTGGGTGGACGTGCCGTTAACTGTCGGAATGATTTTGTCTGTTGCGTCTTTATTCTTTTTTAATCTCGACGAGCGGTGGAGCGTGTGGTGCGTTTATTTTTTCTCCGAATTCTTTTTGGGCATATTGGCACAGCTGGCCATCCAGAGCGAATCTGGGCGAAAGTGGTTTTCGTGGTACATTTTGCTGATGGCGGCCGCGATTGCGTTCCAGTGGCGCTGGCGGCTGGTAACCTCGCTGGGCGTGGCGTTGCTGCTCTATTTCAGCGAGTCGCGAGGCATCCGGCAACGGTGGTCGACGAGCGGGATGATTAACAAAGTGGGCCGAATGTCCTACAGTTTGTTTCTGATTCACTTTCCTGTGTTCCTAATCGTGGCCTCTTTATGGATTCGGCTGGAGTGGGATTCACCCTCGCAAACGGTATGCGGATTAGCCATTGCATTTGCGGCGAGCCTGATCGCGGCGGCGGGATTTTACCGGCTCGTGGAAGAATCGGCCTCGCGATTCAGCCGCAGATTCGCCTAA
- a CDS encoding PLD nuclease N-terminal domain-containing protein, with translation MFTGLLAFGGFGGLLGLLCLILWIVALVDCLKNSRLQGTEKLIWVLVIIFLPLLGSLLYFIIGKGQSV, from the coding sequence ATGTTTACCGGTCTGCTTGCTTTCGGCGGCTTCGGCGGATTGCTGGGGTTATTGTGTCTCATCCTGTGGATTGTGGCACTGGTCGATTGTTTGAAGAATTCCCGGTTGCAAGGAACGGAAAAACTGATTTGGGTATTGGTGATTATCTTCTTGCCCCTGCTGGGTTCGCTGTTGTATTTCATCATTGGCAAAGGGCAATCGGTTTGA
- a CDS encoding O-methyltransferase gives MSEETWKAVEQYFVNLVVRPDAVLQAAAAAGEAAGLPPIAVTPNHGKLLMLLGQAIGAKRILEIGTLAGYSTIWLGRALQPGGRLITLEADAKHADVARKNFVRAGVSEVIELRLGKALETLPQLSAEQRGPFDLIFIDADKENNAEYFRWALKLSRVGSLIIVDNVVREGHVIEAATRDKSVQGVRRCNEAMAAEPRVSVTALQTVGSKGYDGFSVALVTS, from the coding sequence ATGTCAGAAGAGACCTGGAAAGCCGTCGAGCAATACTTCGTAAATTTAGTGGTGCGTCCCGATGCGGTGTTGCAAGCCGCCGCCGCTGCCGGCGAAGCGGCCGGCCTGCCACCGATCGCGGTTACCCCCAACCACGGCAAGCTGCTAATGTTGTTGGGCCAGGCCATCGGCGCCAAACGCATTTTAGAAATCGGCACCCTGGCCGGTTACAGCACCATTTGGCTGGGCCGCGCGCTGCAGCCGGGTGGTCGGTTGATTACGCTGGAAGCCGATGCAAAACACGCCGACGTGGCGCGGAAGAATTTCGTCCGCGCCGGCGTATCCGAAGTCATTGAGCTGCGGCTCGGCAAAGCACTGGAGACGTTGCCGCAGTTGTCCGCGGAGCAGCGTGGGCCGTTCGATCTGATCTTCATCGATGCGGATAAAGAAAACAACGCCGAGTATTTTCGTTGGGCGCTGAAATTATCGCGTGTTGGCAGTTTGATTATCGTCGACAACGTCGTGCGTGAAGGCCACGTCATCGAAGCCGCGACCCGTGACAAGAGCGTTCAGGGAGTGCGTCGCTGCAACGAGGCGATGGCCGCCGAACCGCGCGTTTCGGTCACCGCTTTGCAAACCGTGGGCAGTAAAGGATACGATGGTTTTTCCGTGGCACTGGTTACGTCGTAG
- a CDS encoding SH3 domain-containing protein: MRFASGIAWIVCAILLPVVSVWNAADRASAADNFPYTAYTNSNEVYVRSGPGKNYFPTDKLPQGAAVEVYRQDPGGWLAIRPPQGSFSWVPADAIKPLGDHLAVVEKDHAMCFVGTRFSNAHDVHQVRLDKGEQVEIMDIKQLGDGAEAQSWCEIAPPSGEFRWVFGKFVERDPPTGLSHDDDGDRTTRRTASFDDDGASHGGTDAAMHPAQQTEWAPKGSGIIASSASASTRVDTGGVVKHDSNWQASKGSGMSSDPSQPPGDPFQTELNAIDFQVSQMVVDDPSMWEFTALRRRAEALLPSADTALERGRVRLVLNRIARFEDVKHRQDLLGEPGSATASALASHRPSVLPTDDPDRFDSVGKLTPVISQRPNAPTFALVDPSNQVVSFITPAPGVNLQPYVGKEVGVTGQRGFMPELQKPHVTAMHVNVLDDGPILR; the protein is encoded by the coding sequence ATGCGCTTTGCCAGCGGCATCGCTTGGATCGTTTGCGCCATATTGCTGCCCGTGGTTTCCGTGTGGAATGCCGCAGATCGGGCTTCGGCTGCTGACAATTTCCCCTATACCGCCTACACCAACTCCAACGAGGTCTACGTTCGCAGCGGACCAGGAAAAAATTATTTTCCCACCGACAAGTTGCCGCAGGGCGCAGCGGTGGAAGTGTATCGCCAGGATCCCGGCGGATGGTTGGCCATTCGACCGCCACAGGGAAGCTTCAGTTGGGTGCCGGCCGATGCCATCAAGCCCTTGGGCGACCATTTGGCCGTAGTCGAGAAAGATCACGCCATGTGCTTTGTGGGCACGCGCTTTAGCAACGCTCACGACGTGCATCAAGTCCGATTGGACAAGGGGGAACAAGTGGAAATCATGGACATCAAGCAACTGGGCGACGGGGCCGAGGCACAATCGTGGTGCGAAATTGCTCCCCCTTCCGGTGAATTCCGCTGGGTGTTTGGCAAGTTTGTGGAACGTGATCCGCCCACTGGATTGTCGCACGACGACGACGGCGACCGCACCACACGGCGGACAGCGTCTTTCGACGATGACGGGGCTTCTCACGGCGGAACCGACGCAGCGATGCATCCCGCGCAGCAAACCGAGTGGGCGCCCAAAGGAAGCGGCATCATCGCATCGTCCGCTTCGGCATCGACCCGCGTTGATACCGGCGGCGTTGTCAAGCACGATTCCAATTGGCAAGCCTCCAAAGGCTCCGGAATGAGCAGCGATCCGTCGCAGCCGCCGGGTGATCCGTTTCAGACCGAGTTGAACGCGATTGATTTTCAAGTCTCGCAGATGGTCGTCGATGATCCGTCGATGTGGGAATTTACGGCCTTACGCCGCCGCGCCGAAGCGCTCCTCCCCAGCGCCGATACCGCCTTGGAGCGCGGCCGCGTTCGCTTGGTACTCAACCGCATTGCCCGTTTTGAAGACGTGAAGCACCGCCAAGATTTGCTGGGCGAGCCCGGCAGTGCTACGGCCAGCGCGCTGGCCAGCCATCGGCCCTCGGTCTTGCCGACGGACGACCCGGATCGGTTCGACAGCGTGGGCAAATTGACGCCGGTTATTTCGCAACGACCCAATGCGCCAACCTTCGCGCTGGTCGACCCGTCAAACCAGGTGGTATCGTTCATTACACCGGCCCCAGGCGTGAACTTGCAGCCTTATGTCGGCAAAGAAGTGGGCGTCACCGGACAGCGCGGATTCATGCCGGAGCTACAGAAACCGCACGTGACGGCCATGCATGTGAACGTGCTGGACGACGGCCCGATTTTGCGATGA
- a CDS encoding rhodanese-like domain-containing protein, with the protein MNSESPLPLEIDCSAVQQKLVAGEDFLLLDCREPEEYATAKIAQAKLLPISEIAGRLRELEPHRGRPIVVHCHHSGRSLRVARWLREQGFTQTQYMAGGIDQWSQEIDPTVPRY; encoded by the coding sequence ATGAACTCCGAATCTCCATTGCCGCTTGAAATCGATTGCAGCGCCGTCCAGCAAAAGCTGGTGGCCGGCGAAGATTTTCTCTTGCTCGATTGCCGCGAGCCGGAGGAGTATGCCACAGCCAAAATTGCTCAGGCCAAGCTGCTGCCCATAAGCGAGATAGCTGGCCGCCTGCGCGAACTGGAGCCCCACCGCGGGCGTCCTATTGTCGTGCATTGCCATCACAGTGGCCGTAGCTTGCGGGTCGCCCGCTGGTTACGGGAACAAGGCTTTACCCAAACGCAATACATGGCCGGGGGCATCGACCAGTGGTCGCAAGAAATTGATCCCACGGTGCCGCGTTATTGA
- a CDS encoding DUF4396 domain-containing protein, which produces MPVWLSVVSVISLVLAGVCAVVIAIDLLTGHRQPMAIMNLVWPITALYGGPLALWAYMRIGRSGSRGSMANMQHGAPGKDSMSGMPPQFSAMPLAKMPSMWRPKWQSVAVATTHCGSGCTVGDMIAETFLYFVPLTLFGKPIFAAWVVDYILAFIFGIAFQYLTIKPMKNLTSAQALLTAIKIDSLSLTAWQVGMYGWMASIIFGIVGHDLSKTDPVFWFMMQIAMCAGFLTSYPVTWWLVSRGIKEAM; this is translated from the coding sequence ATGCCAGTTTGGCTCAGCGTGGTGTCGGTGATTTCGCTGGTGTTGGCCGGCGTGTGCGCCGTGGTGATAGCGATCGATTTACTCACCGGGCATCGCCAACCCATGGCCATCATGAACCTGGTCTGGCCGATCACGGCCCTGTACGGGGGCCCGCTGGCGCTGTGGGCCTATATGCGCATCGGCCGCAGCGGGAGCCGGGGGAGTATGGCAAACATGCAACACGGCGCGCCGGGCAAGGACAGCATGTCTGGAATGCCACCGCAGTTTAGCGCAATGCCCCTTGCCAAAATGCCCAGCATGTGGCGTCCGAAGTGGCAATCGGTAGCCGTGGCTACCACGCACTGCGGCAGCGGCTGCACGGTGGGCGACATGATCGCGGAAACATTTCTATACTTTGTGCCCCTCACGTTGTTTGGCAAGCCGATCTTCGCGGCCTGGGTGGTGGATTACATCTTGGCATTTATCTTCGGCATCGCGTTCCAGTACCTCACCATAAAGCCGATGAAAAACCTGACCTCCGCACAGGCGCTTTTGACGGCGATAAAGATCGATTCGCTGTCCCTCACCGCGTGGCAGGTGGGGATGTACGGGTGGATGGCCAGCATCATTTTTGGAATTGTGGGGCACGATCTGTCTAAGACCGACCCGGTATTTTGGTTCATGATGCAAATTGCGATGTGCGCAGGCTTTTTGACAAGTTATCCGGTAACATGGTGGTTGGTGAGCCGCGGAATTAAAGAAGCGATGTAA
- a CDS encoding response regulator: MSATQILVVEDERLVATAIQNELEQFGYEVSGIASSAREAVEKALENKPDLVLMDIHLQGELDGIEAARKIRSYCGVPIVYLSAFSDLETVARAGETQAFGYLLKPYEEQELHTTIEMAIAKHRVEQKLEETERWLAAVHNSIGDAVITIDPEQHVRMMNAAGESLTDWEKDQAAGVPVMTVCKITVGDQAAPLQALIDLVSRENRAEDLPAGCSIVSRKGRVTPVEGTLSAIFDSRGDFLGIALVLRDISVRLEFEALRRENEEKLRRQQKMETLSRLAGGLSQKLNSLLTSVMGNTSLALAMTSRKSERRELLERVEAAAQHAVELVQRLQMFSYAGRSTGKIQPLDLEELATNCLKEIDARTDARISFDLSSDPQLWAVDGDELLLGQAIFELVLNAEDAVPREGEVWVELENVEINCGELSSHPEGRVGQFVRVRISDTGAGMKPAVRAQISEPGFTTKAEGRPTGLGLALVFAVIEQHRGWIECARHAGRGTRFDLYLPRQRAESSAETTPSR, from the coding sequence ATGTCGGCGACACAAATTCTTGTGGTTGAAGACGAGCGTCTTGTCGCCACGGCGATTCAAAATGAGTTGGAGCAGTTCGGTTACGAAGTATCCGGCATCGCCTCCTCGGCCCGCGAAGCCGTGGAAAAAGCCTTGGAGAATAAACCGGACCTGGTGCTGATGGATATTCACCTGCAGGGAGAACTCGACGGCATCGAGGCCGCCCGAAAAATCCGCTCTTATTGCGGCGTTCCCATCGTTTATCTTTCGGCCTTTTCCGATCTGGAAACGGTCGCCCGCGCTGGAGAAACCCAAGCTTTCGGATACTTGCTGAAACCTTACGAGGAGCAAGAACTGCACACGACCATTGAAATGGCGATCGCCAAGCATCGAGTGGAGCAAAAGTTGGAAGAAACAGAGCGGTGGCTGGCCGCCGTTCACAATAGCATTGGCGATGCGGTTATCACAATCGATCCGGAGCAGCATGTCCGGATGATGAACGCCGCTGGTGAATCGCTGACCGATTGGGAGAAAGATCAGGCGGCGGGCGTGCCGGTGATGACGGTTTGTAAAATCACTGTTGGCGATCAGGCGGCGCCGCTACAAGCGCTGATTGATTTAGTTTCTCGGGAAAACCGCGCGGAAGATTTGCCGGCGGGGTGCAGCATTGTTTCGCGCAAAGGCCGCGTCACGCCGGTGGAGGGAACGCTGTCGGCCATTTTCGATTCGCGAGGCGATTTTCTCGGAATCGCCCTGGTGCTGCGCGATATCAGCGTTCGTTTGGAATTCGAAGCGCTGCGGCGGGAAAACGAAGAAAAGTTGCGCCGCCAGCAAAAAATGGAAACCCTCAGCCGGTTGGCCGGGGGATTGTCGCAAAAATTGAACAGCTTGTTGACCTCTGTCATGGGCAACACGTCGCTGGCTTTGGCCATGACGTCGCGGAAGTCCGAAAGACGCGAACTGCTGGAGCGCGTCGAAGCGGCGGCCCAACATGCCGTGGAGCTGGTTCAACGGCTGCAAATGTTTTCGTACGCGGGCCGCAGCACCGGCAAAATCCAGCCGCTCGATTTGGAAGAGTTGGCCACGAATTGCTTGAAGGAAATCGATGCCCGCACCGATGCACGGATTTCGTTCGACTTGAGTTCTGATCCTCAGCTTTGGGCAGTGGACGGGGACGAGCTGTTGTTGGGGCAGGCTATTTTCGAACTGGTTTTGAATGCCGAGGATGCCGTGCCGCGAGAGGGCGAAGTGTGGGTGGAACTGGAAAATGTCGAAATCAATTGCGGCGAGTTGTCGAGCCATCCTGAAGGACGTGTTGGGCAATTCGTTCGTGTTCGGATTAGCGATACCGGAGCGGGAATGAAGCCGGCGGTCCGTGCGCAGATTTCCGAGCCGGGCTTCACCACCAAAGCGGAAGGACGGCCGACGGGGCTAGGGTTGGCGTTGGTGTTCGCCGTGATCGAGCAGCACCGGGGTTGGATAGAGTGCGCGAGGCATGCGGGGCGAGGCACTCGATTCGATTTGTATTTGCCAAGACAGAGGGCGGAATCGTCAGCGGAAACCACGCCCAGCCGTTAG